A genomic window from Ascaphus truei isolate aAscTru1 chromosome 1, aAscTru1.hap1, whole genome shotgun sequence includes:
- the ARRDC3 gene encoding arrestin domain-containing protein 3, whose protein sequence is MVLGKVKSLTISFDCLNDSNVPVYSSGDTVSGRVNLEVTGEIRVKSLKIHARGHAKVRWTESRNAGSNTAYTQNYTEEVEYFNHKDILIGHERDDDNSEEGLTTILSGRHEYAFSFELPQIPLATSFEGRHGSVRYWVKAELHRAWLLPVKLKKEFTVFEHIDINTPSLLSPQAGTKEKTLCCWFCTSGPISLSAKIERKGYTPGESIQIFAEIENCSSRMVVPKAAIYQTQTFYAKGKIKEVKQLVANLRGESLSSGKTETWNGKLLKIPPVSPSIIDCSIIRVEYSLMVYVDIPGAMDLFLNLPLVIGTIPLHPFGSRTSSVSSQYSINNWLGLTLPERPEAPPSYAEVVTEEQRQNLSSLNACDNFELALQGSLFAYIQEFRFLPPPLYSEVDPNPDQPTEEHPSCPSR, encoded by the exons ATGGTGCTGGGAAAGGTGAAGAGTTTAACAATAAGCTTTGACTGTCTGAATGACAGCAATGTCCCCGTGTATTCCAGCGGGGATACGGTCTCAGGAAGGGTGAATCTGGAAGTTACTGGGGAAATTAGAGTGAAATCTCTTAAAATCCATGCAAGGGGACATGCAAAAGTACGGTGGACTGAATCAAGAAATGCTGGATCTAACACTGCCTATACACAGAACTATACTGAAGAAGTAGAATATTTTAACCATAAGGACATACTAATTGGACATGAAAGAG ATGATGATAACTCTGAAGAAGGACTGACCACTATCCTTTCAGGAAGGCATGAATATGCATTCAGTTTTGAGCTTCCACAAAT ACCACTTGCTACCTCATTTGAAGGCAGACATGGCAGTGTGCGCTATTGGGTGAAAGCCGAATTGCACAGAGCTTGGCTCCTACCAGTAAAATTAAAGAAGGAATTCACAGTCTTTGAACATATAGATATCAACACTCCTTCATTACTG TCACCCCAAGCAGGCACAAAAGAAAAGACCTTGTGTTGCTGGTTCTGTACCTCAGGTCCAATATCCTTAAGTGCCAAAATAGAAAGGAAGGGCTACACCCCAG GTGAATCAATTCAGATTTTTGCTGAGATTGAGAACTGCTCTTCCCGCATGGTTGTTCCAAAGGCAGCCATTTATCAAACGCAGACATTCTATGCCAAAGGGAAAATTAAGGAAGTTAAGCAACTTGTTGCCAACTTGCGAGGAGAGTCTCTGTCTTCTGGGAAAACAGAGACCTGGAATGGCAAACTGTTGAAAATTCCACCCGTGTCGCCCTCCATCATCGATTGCAGCATAATCCGTGTGGAGTATTCTCTCATG GTATATGTGGATATTCCAGGGGCTATGGATTTATTCCTTAACTTACCATTGGTGATTGGCACTATTCCCTTGCATCCATTTGGCAGCCGGACATCCAGTGTGAGCAGCCAGTATAGCATTAACAACTGGCTTGGTTTGACACTGCCAGAAAGACCTGAAG CACCTCCTAGCTATGCAGAAGTTGTCACAGAAGAGCAAAGACAAAATCTTTCATCTTTAAATGCGTGTGATAATTTTGAGTTGGCACTTCAAGGATCACTGtttgcatacatccaagagtttcgTTTTCTACCACCTCCTCTCTATTCAGAG GTTGATCCCAACCCAGATCAGCCCACAGAAGAGCATCCCTCCTGCCCATCTCGTTGA